In a single window of the Catalinimonas alkaloidigena genome:
- the secY gene encoding preprotein translocase subunit SecY, with the protein MKKLITTIRNIFSIDDLRVRILNTLLLLVVFRLGSYIVLPGIDPNRLEGASDGILGLLDTFLGGAFSNASIFGLGIMPYISASIVLQLLTVAVPQFQKMQKEGESGRRKINQYTRWLTIIITIFQSTAYLSATIPAEAILIDRAFFTFSATVILTAGTIFCMWLGEKITDKGIGNGISMLIMIGIISRFPGAIISEGLARGLNGGLLFLLELIVLFFVVMGVVMLTQAVRQIPVQYAKQVVGNKVYGGQRQYIPLKLNAAGVMPIIFAQSLMFLPALTAGLWANWSADSELASEVGATFSDYTTWQYNVLFGILIIVFTFFYTAISINPKQIADDMKRNGGFVPGVKPGEDTSNFISTILDRITLPGSVFLAIVAILPALASVAGVTREFSQFYGGTSLLIMVGVILDTLQQIESYLRMKQYDGMMRSNRLRGRSRNIAVAS; encoded by the coding sequence ATGAAAAAACTAATCACCACAATCCGAAATATCTTTTCTATTGATGACTTAAGGGTACGTATTCTCAATACCCTTTTGTTGTTAGTAGTCTTTCGTCTAGGATCCTATATCGTTTTGCCCGGTATTGATCCGAACCGCTTGGAAGGAGCGTCGGACGGCATCTTAGGGCTGTTAGATACATTCCTAGGAGGTGCCTTCAGCAATGCTTCTATTTTCGGACTGGGGATTATGCCTTACATCTCGGCCTCGATTGTCCTGCAACTCCTAACTGTGGCGGTGCCGCAGTTTCAGAAGATGCAAAAGGAAGGGGAATCAGGACGTAGAAAGATTAACCAATACACACGTTGGTTGACAATTATCATTACGATTTTTCAGTCGACTGCCTATCTGTCTGCTACTATCCCGGCAGAAGCCATTCTGATTGACCGTGCGTTCTTTACTTTCTCCGCTACTGTTATTCTAACGGCAGGCACTATCTTCTGCATGTGGCTGGGAGAAAAAATCACCGACAAAGGTATCGGGAATGGGATCTCTATGCTGATTATGATTGGGATCATCTCTCGTTTCCCGGGTGCTATTATCTCCGAAGGATTGGCACGTGGTCTTAATGGTGGTCTTTTGTTCTTGCTAGAACTGATCGTTCTCTTCTTTGTAGTTATGGGCGTAGTGATGTTAACGCAAGCCGTTCGTCAGATTCCTGTCCAATATGCAAAGCAGGTAGTAGGTAATAAGGTATACGGCGGTCAACGCCAATACATTCCGTTGAAGCTTAATGCAGCGGGTGTGATGCCCATTATCTTTGCCCAATCTCTTATGTTTTTGCCGGCGCTCACGGCAGGTCTGTGGGCGAACTGGTCAGCCGATAGTGAGCTGGCAAGTGAAGTCGGTGCTACTTTCTCCGATTACACCACTTGGCAGTATAACGTGCTGTTTGGTATTCTGATCATTGTGTTCACTTTCTTCTACACGGCTATTTCCATCAACCCTAAGCAGATCGCTGACGATATGAAGCGTAACGGAGGGTTTGTACCCGGAGTTAAACCAGGGGAGGACACAAGCAATTTCATATCTACCATTTTAGATCGCATTACTTTACCGGGTTCGGTATTTCTGGCTATCGTGGCCATTCTGCCGGCCTTGGCTAGCGTAGCGGGTGTAACGCGGGAATTCTCTCAGTTTTACGGAGGTACTTCTCTTCTGATCATGGTAGGCGTCATTCTAGACACCCTTCAGCAGATCGAAAGCTATTTGCGCATGAAGCAATATGATGGCATGATGCGCTCCAATCGCCTGAGAGGTCGTTCTAGAAACATTGCTGTTGCTTCTTGA
- the rpsE gene encoding 30S ribosomal protein S5 codes for MARGNVVRASDIELKEQVVAINRVAKVVKGGRRFSFSAIVVVGDGNGVVGYGLGKANEVTDAITKGIDDAKKNLIKVPLMKGTVPHPMHGKFGGGYVLIKPATAGTGVIAGGAMRAVLESAGIHNVLAKSKGSSNPHNVVKATFDALTKLRDPLAVAKQRGISLSKVFNG; via the coding sequence ATGGCGCGAGGAAACGTAGTTAGAGCCAGCGATATTGAGCTCAAAGAACAAGTAGTAGCCATTAACCGAGTGGCAAAAGTAGTAAAAGGAGGGCGTCGTTTTAGCTTCTCTGCTATTGTTGTGGTCGGTGACGGAAATGGTGTAGTAGGGTACGGACTGGGTAAAGCCAACGAAGTAACCGACGCCATTACCAAAGGGATCGATGATGCGAAGAAGAACTTGATTAAAGTTCCTCTGATGAAAGGCACGGTTCCTCATCCCATGCACGGTAAGTTTGGTGGTGGTTATGTACTCATCAAGCCTGCTACAGCGGGTACCGGTGTTATTGCTGGGGGCGCCATGCGCGCTGTTCTGGAGAGTGCCGGTATTCACAATGTACTGGCAAAATCTAAAGGGTCCTCTAACCCCCACAACGTAGTGAAGGCTACGTTCGACGCGCTGACTAAATTGCGCGATCCGCTGGCGGTAGCTAAGCAAAGAGGAATTTCTCTTAGCAAAGTTTTTAACGGATAA
- the map gene encoding type I methionyl aminopeptidase — translation MSTAVASVAGIKYKTAEEIEIIRSNGVVLGKAHAEVAKLIQPGVRTEALDKRAEEFIRDSGATPSFKGYNGFPAALCISVNENVVHGFPGKYELKEGDIVSIDCGVFRDGFHADSAYTYPIGEVDAAIQALLRATKESLYEGIKAVARGNKVGDIGFAVQQYVEARGYTVVRELVGHGVGKQLHESPEVPNYGRKGKGPVLRDGMVLAIEPMVNLGQKNVVQEQDGWTIRTADRKPSAHFEHTVAMRNGTFDILTTFEYIEKIIRV, via the coding sequence ATGTCGACTGCCGTGGCGAGTGTGGCTGGAATTAAATACAAAACAGCGGAAGAGATTGAGATTATTCGCAGCAACGGTGTTGTGCTAGGAAAAGCACACGCCGAAGTTGCCAAGCTGATTCAACCCGGTGTTCGTACAGAAGCACTCGATAAACGTGCGGAAGAATTTATTCGCGACTCTGGAGCAACACCCTCCTTCAAAGGCTATAACGGTTTTCCTGCCGCCCTCTGCATCTCTGTGAATGAGAACGTAGTACACGGCTTTCCGGGAAAGTACGAGTTAAAAGAAGGCGATATTGTCTCTATTGATTGCGGTGTTTTCCGGGATGGCTTTCATGCCGACAGTGCTTATACTTATCCGATAGGGGAAGTTGACGCTGCAATACAAGCTTTGCTAAGAGCGACGAAAGAGTCTCTTTACGAAGGTATAAAAGCGGTAGCGCGTGGCAATAAAGTAGGCGATATAGGCTTTGCGGTACAGCAGTATGTGGAAGCCCGCGGTTATACAGTGGTTCGAGAGTTAGTAGGACATGGCGTAGGCAAACAACTGCACGAGAGCCCCGAAGTCCCTAACTATGGACGCAAAGGGAAAGGGCCTGTGTTGCGCGATGGGATGGTACTTGCCATTGAACCCATGGTAAATTTAGGTCAGAAGAATGTAGTGCAGGAGCAGGACGGTTGGACCATTCGCACGGCTGATCGAAAGCCCTCAGCACATTTTGAGCATACGGTAGCGATGCGAAATGGAACTTTTGACATCCTAACTACCTTTGAGTACATAGAAAAAATTATACGCGTTTAA
- the rpsK gene encoding 30S ribosomal protein S11 gives MAQKRKDKAKKRVVVVEPTGQVHIKASFNNIIISITNNTGQVISWASAGKMGFKGSKKNTPYAAQVAASNCAQTAYDLGLRKVEVFVKGPGSGRESAIRTIQNSGIEVASIRDVTPLPHNGCRPPKRRRV, from the coding sequence ATGGCGCAGAAAAGAAAAGATAAGGCTAAAAAGCGGGTAGTCGTCGTTGAACCTACCGGTCAAGTGCACATCAAAGCCTCTTTTAACAATATTATCATTTCCATTACAAACAATACAGGCCAGGTCATCTCTTGGGCATCGGCGGGTAAAATGGGCTTCAAAGGCTCTAAAAAGAATACCCCTTACGCAGCCCAGGTTGCTGCGTCCAATTGTGCACAGACGGCATATGATTTGGGTTTGCGGAAAGTAGAAGTCTTCGTGAAAGGCCCGGGTTCAGGACGTGAGTCAGCCATTCGGACCATCCAAAATTCGGGAATCGAGGTAGCTTCTATTCGCGACGTAACGCCGTTACCGCACAACGGTTGCCGTCCTCCGAAGCGTCGTCGTGTATAA
- a CDS encoding glycine--tRNA ligase, with the protein MTAQAQIGSEQVFRKIIAHAKEYGFVFPSSEIYDGLQAVYDYGQYGAELKNNIKRLWWQSMTQLNENVVGIDAAIFMHPLTWKASGHVDSFSDPMIDNRDSKKRYRADNLIEDKADAYEAEGQPERAATLRSRMNALLSAEDLTGVRDLILEEGITCPLSGTANWTEVRQFNLMFSTQMGSVADEASEIYLRPETAQGIFVNFLNVQKTGRMKIPFGIAQIGKAFRNEIVARQFIFRMREFEQMEMQYFIRPGEEMNWYEHWKETRLRWHRALGLPESKLRYHDHEKLAHYANAAVDIEFEFPFGFKEIEGIHSRTDFDLKNHQELSRKKLQYFDEEIKESYIPYVVETSVGADRLFLAVLCQAYTEETVEDGEKTKERTYLKLHPALAPVKAAILPLVRKDGLPEKAQAIYDDLKLDFKVIYEEKAAIGKRYTRQDLIGTPFCIAVDYQTLEDNTVTIRHRDTTEQERVPIAELRDRIGRAVSFRSVFEQL; encoded by the coding sequence ATGACAGCACAAGCGCAAATCGGCAGCGAACAAGTGTTTCGCAAAATCATTGCCCACGCCAAAGAGTACGGATTTGTTTTCCCTTCCAGTGAGATATACGATGGCCTGCAAGCCGTGTACGATTACGGCCAGTACGGCGCAGAACTGAAAAATAACATCAAGCGGCTCTGGTGGCAGAGCATGACCCAACTGAACGAGAACGTGGTGGGGATCGATGCGGCCATCTTTATGCACCCGCTGACCTGGAAGGCCTCGGGGCACGTCGATAGCTTTAGTGATCCGATGATCGACAACCGCGACTCGAAAAAGCGCTACCGGGCCGATAACCTCATTGAGGACAAAGCCGATGCTTACGAAGCAGAAGGCCAGCCCGAGCGTGCGGCTACATTGCGCAGCCGGATGAATGCGCTGTTGAGTGCAGAAGACCTGACAGGCGTACGGGACCTGATTTTGGAAGAAGGCATTACTTGTCCGCTTTCCGGCACTGCCAACTGGACCGAAGTGCGTCAGTTCAACCTGATGTTTTCGACGCAGATGGGTTCGGTTGCCGACGAGGCCAGCGAAATCTACCTGCGTCCCGAAACCGCACAGGGAATTTTTGTCAACTTCCTGAACGTGCAGAAAACCGGCCGGATGAAGATTCCCTTCGGCATTGCCCAGATCGGGAAAGCATTCCGCAACGAAATTGTGGCACGGCAGTTCATTTTCCGGATGCGGGAATTTGAACAAATGGAGATGCAGTACTTCATTCGTCCCGGAGAGGAGATGAACTGGTACGAGCACTGGAAAGAAACACGGCTGCGGTGGCACCGCGCCTTGGGATTGCCCGAGAGCAAGCTCCGGTACCACGATCACGAAAAGCTGGCGCACTATGCTAATGCCGCGGTCGATATCGAGTTCGAATTCCCGTTTGGCTTCAAAGAGATTGAAGGGATTCACTCACGGACCGATTTCGATCTGAAAAATCATCAGGAACTCTCTCGGAAAAAACTTCAGTACTTCGACGAGGAAATCAAAGAAAGTTACATTCCGTACGTAGTAGAAACGTCGGTAGGGGCCGACCGGCTGTTCCTGGCCGTTCTGTGCCAAGCCTATACGGAAGAGACGGTAGAGGATGGAGAAAAGACAAAAGAGCGGACGTATCTGAAGTTGCATCCGGCGCTGGCCCCCGTCAAAGCCGCAATTCTGCCACTGGTGCGCAAAGACGGACTTCCCGAGAAAGCCCAGGCCATTTACGACGACCTGAAGCTGGACTTCAAAGTGATTTACGAAGAAAAGGCGGCTATCGGGAAGCGGTATACCCGGCAAGACCTGATCGGCACCCCGTTCTGCATCGCGGTCGATTACCAGACCCTGGAAGACAACACCGTCACCATTCGTCACCGTGACACTACGGAGCAGGAGCGGGTGCCCATTGCAGAACTGCGCGACCGCATCGGGCGGGCCGTTTCGTTCCGCTCAGTATTTGAACAACTCTAG
- the alr gene encoding alanine racemase, translated as MYTFQELAHVLAGAAVQMPQPLWPVDTLLTDSRSLSYSPRALFFALPGTHHDGHAFVEELYAKGVRCFVIQAEAALRPEAYPEANFCQVPRVVEALQQLAAFHRRGFDYPVVGITGSNGKTIVKEWLTQLLSPEYRIVSSPKSYNSQIGVPLAVWHMAADHQLGIFEAGISQPREMERLAQVLHPTLGIFTNIGSAHDEGFASRQEKIAEKWKLFADCPVVICARQHEAVYAYLMAHRSPDQHIVAWHPDDFSFPFPFADEASLENARHCAAMLRWLRYDDEAIAQRLQHLLHVPMRLEFKEGINRCSLIDDSYNNDLVGLRIALEFMRQQKNAVNLSRTVILSDILQTHSPEEESYGAVVDLLHQAKIARFIGIGTALLHHQQLFASIPQTHFFATTEQFLDAYKNSDFQDAIILVKGARAFRFERIVQRLQLQAHGTRLEINLDALVHNLNMYRHQLRPGVKMMVMVKALAYGSGSAEIASLLQYHGVDYLGVAYADEGVALREQGIRLPIMVMNPSASTFEKMALFQLEPEVYSFGQLKELSAYAQATQQPFRIHLKIDTGMRRLGFEPTEVPALLQQLAQVPQLTVASVFSHLAGADESQHDTFTQNQMSYFADVVSLMEKALPKRPLFHLLNSAGIARFPEAQWDMVRLGIGLYGTAPSTEASLILQPIGVLKTTVSQVKTIQPGETVGYGRRGKADQKKRIATLAIGYADGYSRAFSNGVGWVLIRGQKAPVIGNVCMDMTMVDVTSIGEVQEGEEAIVFGEGLAVETLAHQIHTIPYELLTRVSERVKRVFYSA; from the coding sequence ATGTACACGTTTCAGGAACTCGCCCATGTACTTGCAGGAGCCGCCGTACAAATGCCGCAACCACTGTGGCCGGTGGACACCCTATTGACCGACAGCCGAAGTCTGTCGTATTCCCCCCGTGCGCTGTTCTTTGCACTGCCCGGCACGCATCACGACGGGCACGCGTTTGTGGAAGAGCTTTACGCCAAAGGTGTGCGCTGTTTCGTCATCCAGGCGGAGGCCGCGCTCCGGCCCGAAGCTTATCCCGAAGCCAATTTCTGCCAGGTACCCCGCGTCGTAGAGGCTTTACAGCAGCTTGCTGCTTTCCACCGCAGGGGTTTTGACTACCCCGTAGTAGGCATCACGGGCAGCAATGGTAAAACCATCGTCAAAGAATGGCTGACCCAGCTTTTAAGTCCTGAGTACCGCATCGTCAGTAGTCCCAAGAGTTACAATTCGCAGATCGGCGTGCCATTGGCTGTCTGGCACATGGCGGCAGATCATCAACTGGGCATTTTTGAAGCTGGCATCTCACAGCCTCGTGAAATGGAACGCTTGGCACAGGTGCTACACCCTACGCTGGGCATCTTTACCAACATCGGTTCGGCCCACGACGAAGGTTTTGCGTCACGCCAGGAAAAAATCGCCGAAAAGTGGAAATTGTTTGCTGATTGCCCGGTGGTGATTTGTGCACGTCAGCATGAGGCCGTATACGCCTACCTGATGGCCCATCGGTCGCCAGACCAGCACATCGTGGCCTGGCACCCCGACGACTTTTCTTTTCCTTTTCCCTTTGCGGACGAAGCTTCTTTGGAGAATGCGCGCCACTGTGCAGCGATGTTGCGCTGGTTGCGTTACGATGACGAAGCGATTGCGCAGCGCCTTCAGCACTTGCTTCATGTACCGATGCGCTTAGAGTTTAAAGAGGGGATTAATCGCTGTTCGCTGATCGACGATTCGTACAACAACGACCTCGTGGGTCTGCGCATCGCGCTGGAATTCATGCGCCAGCAAAAGAACGCGGTCAACCTCTCGCGCACGGTCATTTTATCGGATATTTTGCAAACCCACAGTCCTGAAGAGGAATCTTACGGGGCGGTCGTGGACTTGCTGCACCAAGCCAAAATTGCTCGTTTCATTGGCATCGGAACAGCGTTACTGCACCACCAGCAGCTTTTTGCTTCGATTCCGCAGACACATTTCTTTGCCACGACCGAACAGTTTCTAGACGCTTATAAAAATTCAGATTTTCAGGACGCCATTATTCTGGTCAAAGGCGCACGTGCCTTCCGGTTCGAGCGCATCGTCCAACGCTTGCAATTGCAGGCGCACGGAACGCGGCTGGAAATTAACCTGGATGCGCTGGTCCATAACCTGAACATGTATCGGCATCAGTTGCGCCCCGGCGTAAAAATGATGGTGATGGTCAAGGCATTGGCTTACGGCAGCGGGAGCGCTGAAATCGCTAGTTTATTGCAGTACCATGGCGTCGACTACCTGGGCGTCGCGTACGCCGATGAAGGAGTCGCCTTACGCGAACAAGGAATTCGTCTGCCCATTATGGTGATGAATCCGTCGGCATCCACGTTCGAAAAGATGGCACTTTTTCAACTGGAACCTGAGGTATACAGCTTCGGCCAGTTGAAAGAATTAAGTGCTTACGCGCAAGCGACACAACAACCTTTCCGCATTCATCTCAAGATCGACACCGGGATGCGACGTTTGGGTTTCGAACCTACTGAAGTTCCCGCCTTATTGCAGCAGTTAGCGCAAGTACCTCAACTGACTGTAGCCAGTGTGTTCAGTCATCTGGCGGGTGCTGACGAATCGCAACACGATACCTTTACTCAAAACCAGATGTCCTACTTTGCCGATGTGGTGTCCTTGATGGAGAAAGCGTTGCCAAAACGGCCTTTGTTTCATCTGCTTAATTCTGCCGGCATTGCGCGTTTTCCGGAAGCGCAATGGGACATGGTCCGTTTGGGGATCGGATTATACGGCACCGCCCCTTCAACTGAAGCGTCGTTAATACTCCAGCCCATCGGCGTGTTAAAAACCACAGTTTCTCAAGTCAAGACCATTCAGCCTGGAGAGACCGTAGGGTACGGACGGCGTGGTAAAGCAGATCAGAAAAAACGCATCGCTACGCTGGCCATTGGGTATGCCGACGGGTACAGCCGCGCGTTTAGTAATGGAGTCGGCTGGGTGCTCATTCGCGGACAGAAAGCACCAGTGATCGGGAATGTGTGTATGGACATGACGATGGTTGACGTAACGTCCATCGGAGAAGTTCAGGAGGGCGAAGAAGCAATTGTGTTTGGAGAGGGTTTGGCGGTGGAAACATTAGCCCACCAGATTCATACGATTCCGTATGAGCTTTTGACCCGAGTGAGCGAACGCGTCAAACGCGTTTTCTATAGTGCATAA
- a CDS encoding DNA-directed RNA polymerase subunit alpha, which produces MSILAFQMPEKVVMEKADDFHGIFEFKPLEKGYGVTIGNALRRILLSSLEGYSIVGIKIGSVLHEFSTIEGVIEDVSEIILNLKMVRFKKVVDEPDEKIVVRVQNQEALTAGDITKFTSSFEVLNPEQPICTLDPSVDLEMELYVQKGRGYVPAEENKTDDQPFGYIAIDAIFTPIKNVKYSVENTRVEQKTDYERLVIEVETDGSVHPEDALKGAANILIKHFMLFSDRTMTFETVKTEEEETVDEEYLHMRKLLKTSLTDLDLSVRAYNCLKAADIKTLGDLAALEVSDMMKFRNFGKKSLTELEQLIAEKGLTFGMDVTKYRLEED; this is translated from the coding sequence ATGTCTATTTTAGCTTTTCAAATGCCCGAGAAAGTCGTTATGGAGAAAGCCGACGACTTTCACGGTATATTTGAATTCAAACCTTTAGAAAAAGGCTACGGTGTTACCATCGGTAATGCATTACGTCGAATCTTGCTCTCTTCTTTGGAGGGCTATTCGATTGTAGGCATTAAGATTGGCAGCGTCCTGCACGAATTTTCTACCATTGAAGGTGTGATCGAAGACGTAAGCGAGATCATCCTGAACCTGAAAATGGTTCGCTTCAAGAAAGTTGTGGACGAGCCCGACGAAAAGATCGTGGTGCGGGTACAGAATCAGGAAGCTTTGACGGCTGGTGACATTACTAAGTTCACAAGTTCGTTTGAAGTCTTGAATCCTGAACAGCCCATCTGCACGTTAGATCCTTCGGTGGATCTGGAGATGGAGCTCTACGTTCAAAAAGGACGTGGTTATGTTCCGGCCGAAGAGAACAAAACGGACGATCAGCCGTTCGGCTACATCGCCATCGACGCTATTTTTACGCCCATCAAAAACGTAAAATACAGCGTTGAAAATACGCGTGTAGAACAGAAAACGGACTATGAGCGCTTGGTCATCGAAGTAGAAACCGACGGCTCAGTGCATCCGGAAGATGCTTTGAAAGGTGCAGCTAACATTCTGATAAAGCATTTCATGCTCTTCTCGGATCGGACCATGACGTTCGAAACCGTGAAGACAGAAGAGGAAGAGACGGTCGACGAGGAATATCTGCACATGCGTAAGCTGTTGAAGACGTCACTGACCGATCTGGATCTGTCTGTACGTGCATACAACTGTCTGAAGGCGGCCGATATCAAGACATTAGGAGATTTGGCAGCCCTAGAAGTATCGGACATGATGAAATTCAGGAACTTCGGTAAGAAATCGCTGACGGAACTTGAACAGCTGATCGCTGAGAAGGGCCTTACCTTCGGCATGGATGTAACGAAGTATCGATTGGAAGAAGATTAA
- the rpmD gene encoding 50S ribosomal protein L30, translating into MAKVKITQVRSTIGRPANQIKNIKALGLGKINRTIEVEATPAVLGRIRKVSHLVSVTEL; encoded by the coding sequence ATGGCGAAAGTGAAAATCACGCAGGTTCGTAGCACTATTGGACGTCCTGCCAACCAAATCAAAAATATCAAGGCATTAGGCCTGGGTAAAATCAATCGTACCATCGAAGTGGAGGCTACGCCTGCGGTTCTAGGTAGGATTCGTAAAGTAAGTCACTTAGTATCAGTAACTGAGCTCTGA
- the rplO gene encoding 50S ribosomal protein L15 gives MKLNQLRPAKGSIKSRKRIGRGQGSGRGGTSTRGHKGAQSRSGYSKKIGFEGGQMPIQRRVPKFGFNNPNRVEYKVINLERLQKLVEAYSPEVIDPAFLLEHGQVGKKDRIKILGQGEFTAKTEVKAHAFSGSAKEAIEKSGGTATVL, from the coding sequence ATGAAGTTGAATCAACTGCGGCCTGCAAAAGGCTCGATCAAAAGCAGAAAGCGCATCGGACGTGGCCAAGGCTCGGGACGTGGAGGTACTTCTACCCGTGGGCACAAAGGCGCACAGTCGCGTTCAGGCTATTCTAAGAAAATAGGTTTTGAAGGTGGACAGATGCCTATCCAGCGTCGTGTCCCTAAGTTCGGCTTTAATAACCCTAACCGGGTAGAGTATAAAGTCATTAACTTAGAGCGCCTCCAAAAGTTAGTGGAAGCTTATTCTCCCGAAGTTATTGATCCTGCTTTCTTGTTAGAACATGGACAAGTAGGCAAAAAAGATCGGATTAAAATCCTGGGGCAGGGTGAGTTTACGGCCAAAACAGAAGTGAAAGCACACGCCTTTTCAGGCAGTGCCAAAGAAGCTATTGAGAAGTCGGGAGGTACAGCCACTGTATTGTAA
- the rpsD gene encoding 30S ribosomal protein S4, translating into MARYTGPKAKVARRFNDPIFGPSKALQKKPYGPGMHGRGRRRKPSEYAIQLAEKQKAKYTYGVLERQFANLFEKAASKQGITGENLLRFLEARLDNVVFRLGIAPTRRAARQLVGHKHIVVNGEVVNIASYAVKPGDKVGVREKSKSLEAITASLAGRANRKFNWLEWNQAELEGTFVSYPERDQIPEKIQEQLIVELYSK; encoded by the coding sequence ATGGCTAGATATACAGGCCCTAAGGCTAAAGTAGCACGTCGTTTCAACGACCCGATCTTTGGCCCTAGCAAAGCTCTTCAGAAGAAACCTTACGGACCAGGCATGCACGGCCGTGGCCGTCGTCGGAAACCTTCCGAATATGCAATTCAGTTGGCAGAAAAACAGAAAGCGAAGTATACCTATGGGGTACTGGAGCGTCAGTTTGCCAACTTGTTCGAAAAAGCTGCCAGCAAGCAAGGAATTACTGGTGAAAACCTGTTGCGCTTCCTGGAGGCTCGTCTTGACAACGTAGTTTTCCGCTTAGGCATTGCACCAACGCGTCGCGCTGCTCGTCAGCTCGTAGGTCACAAGCATATCGTGGTGAACGGAGAAGTAGTCAACATTGCTTCGTATGCTGTGAAGCCAGGCGATAAAGTAGGCGTTCGTGAAAAGTCCAAGTCGCTTGAAGCTATCACCGCTAGCTTGGCAGGGCGGGCAAACCGCAAATTCAATTGGCTGGAGTGGAACCAAGCCGAATTAGAGGGTACTTTTGTAAGCTACCCCGAGCGCGATCAGATTCCGGAGAAAATTCAGGAACAGTTGATCGTAGAATTGTATTCTAAGTAA
- the infA gene encoding translation initiation factor IF-1, which yields MPKQSSIEQDGTIVEALSNAMFRVELQNGHQVIAHISGKMRMHYIKILPGDRVKLEMSPYDLTKGRIVYRYK from the coding sequence ATGCCAAAACAGTCTTCCATTGAGCAAGACGGGACCATTGTAGAAGCGTTATCCAACGCTATGTTTCGCGTAGAGCTTCAGAATGGCCACCAGGTAATTGCTCATATTTCTGGCAAGATGCGCATGCACTATATCAAAATTTTACCTGGCGACCGGGTGAAACTGGAGATGTCTCCTTACGACCTCACAAAAGGTAGAATAGTTTACCGTTATAAATAA
- the rpsM gene encoding 30S ribosomal protein S13 yields MARIAGVDIPDNKRGEIALTYIFGIGKSSAQTILEKAGIDPNKKVTEWSDDEANAIRNIIAAEYRVEGVLKSEVQLNIKRLMDIGCYRGLRHRRGLPVRGQKTKNNSRTRKGKRKTVANKKKATK; encoded by the coding sequence ATGGCCAGAATTGCAGGAGTAGACATTCCCGACAACAAGCGAGGCGAAATCGCACTCACCTATATTTTCGGAATTGGTAAGAGTTCCGCCCAAACCATTCTCGAAAAAGCCGGGATTGATCCCAACAAGAAAGTAACTGAATGGAGTGATGATGAAGCGAACGCGATTCGTAATATCATCGCTGCCGAATACCGTGTGGAAGGTGTACTGAAGTCTGAAGTGCAGCTGAATATCAAGCGTCTGATGGATATTGGTTGCTATCGTGGACTGCGTCACCGTAGAGGATTACCTGTACGTGGCCAGAAGACCAAAAACAATTCTCGCACACGTAAAGGAAAGCGGAAAACTGTAGCAAACAAGAAGAAGGCTACCAAATAA
- the rpmJ gene encoding 50S ribosomal protein L36 yields the protein MKVRASVKKRSVDCKIVRRKGKLYIINKKNPKFKQRQG from the coding sequence ATGAAAGTAAGAGCTTCCGTCAAAAAACGTAGCGTCGATTGTAAAATCGTACGGCGTAAAGGCAAACTTTACATCATTAACAAGAAGAATCCTAAGTTCAAACAAAGACAAGGGTAA
- the rplQ gene encoding 50S ribosomal protein L17: MRHGNKINHLGRTYSHRKAMLSNMATSLIMHKRITTTVAKAKELRKYVEPLITKAKDNTTHSRRIVFSHLQNKYSVQELFEEVAGRVATRPGGYTRILKLGARKGDGAEMAMIELVDFNEFIDISEKPKKTRRSRRGSKKASDTETTTAAAPQQETKSPAAEASSSEDAAPESDEETKSE, from the coding sequence ATGAGACACGGAAATAAGATCAATCACCTGGGGCGTACCTATTCGCACCGCAAAGCGATGTTGTCGAATATGGCTACGTCGCTGATCATGCACAAGCGAATCACGACCACGGTGGCAAAAGCTAAGGAACTGCGCAAGTACGTAGAGCCCCTGATCACGAAGGCAAAAGATAATACCACGCATTCGCGCCGTATTGTTTTCTCGCATCTGCAGAATAAATACAGTGTACAGGAGTTGTTTGAAGAAGTAGCGGGTCGCGTAGCAACTCGTCCTGGTGGCTACACCCGCATCTTGAAGCTGGGTGCCCGGAAAGGCGATGGTGCAGAAATGGCCATGATTGAATTGGTAGACTTCAACGAGTTTATCGACATCAGCGAGAAGCCGAAGAAAACCCGTCGTAGCCGCCGTGGTAGCAAGAAAGCTTCCGATACGGAAACTACCACTGCCGCCGCTCCTCAGCAAGAAACGAAGTCACCCGCTGCCGAAGCCTCGTCTTCTGAAGACGCAGCTCCCGAAAGCGACGAAGAAACCAAGAGCGAATAA